A region from the Sphingomonas brevis genome encodes:
- a CDS encoding TonB-dependent siderophore receptor: MSRHLPARLAALSIAASAFATPAIAQRTGENAVTSADDAFGTSVGNESIGLYSTEEVRGFSPAAAGNIRIDGLYLGGIVIGNQRIQSGSDVRVGLSAQGYAFPAPTGIVELSLRPAGDEPALSGVLYGGQSQIGFDLDGQMPVSDTLSFAGGIAFNSLRDFPGGDVGNYFDFGIAPAWRPREGTEVRAYYGIQIAPKDVSTPFTFVDGTELPPHLPNHLHGQKWAAWKNHFRTMGLFGHSTFGDWRLSGGLFHHIIDSKRSFNTLFVNTQADGTADFLVNIHPPRTTESNAGEVRLSRSFEEGPRRHVIHLNVRGGTRRGDFGGEAVVDLGEINISEGPPEFPEPDVTFGEETIDKARQLGVGLAYHGRWQDVGEFSIGIQKVKYRKSIDAPEEEPIVTRAQPWLWNATLAINLAKGLVAYAGYTKGLEDSGIAPEIAVNRSEAPPALLTNQRDFGIRYAFGPMRLVLGAFDVRKPYFNLDPGLVYKQLGTVRHRGIEISLAGEPIKGLNVVAGAILMKPRVSGEAVELGLIGDKPVGIAERTASLYLDYRMPWEERLSLNLGIQHLSMREGNTENTLTIPGRTQVNVGGRYRFELAKLPATLRLQVNNLLNDYAWNVTGSGALRRTFPRRANATLSIDF, encoded by the coding sequence TTGAGCCGCCACCTGCCAGCTCGCCTTGCCGCCCTGTCGATCGCCGCCAGCGCCTTCGCGACCCCGGCCATCGCTCAGCGAACCGGCGAGAATGCGGTGACGTCCGCCGACGATGCCTTCGGCACCAGCGTCGGCAACGAATCCATCGGGCTCTACAGCACCGAAGAGGTGCGCGGCTTCAGTCCCGCGGCGGCGGGCAACATCCGCATCGACGGACTTTATTTGGGCGGGATTGTCATCGGCAATCAGCGGATCCAGTCGGGGTCGGACGTTCGCGTCGGCCTGTCCGCGCAGGGCTATGCCTTTCCGGCGCCGACCGGCATCGTCGAGCTGTCGCTGCGGCCGGCAGGTGATGAGCCGGCCCTGTCCGGCGTCCTGTACGGCGGACAAAGCCAGATCGGCTTCGATCTCGATGGGCAAATGCCGGTCAGCGACACGCTAAGCTTCGCCGGCGGCATTGCCTTCAACAGTTTAAGGGATTTTCCCGGCGGCGATGTCGGCAATTATTTCGATTTCGGAATTGCGCCGGCCTGGCGCCCTCGCGAAGGGACCGAAGTCCGGGCTTATTACGGCATCCAGATCGCGCCCAAGGATGTCAGCACGCCATTCACTTTCGTCGACGGGACCGAGCTTCCGCCGCACCTTCCCAATCATCTGCATGGCCAGAAATGGGCGGCATGGAAGAACCACTTCCGCACCATGGGGCTGTTCGGCCACTCGACCTTCGGCGATTGGCGGCTTAGCGGCGGCCTGTTCCACCACATCATCGACAGCAAGCGCAGCTTCAATACGTTGTTCGTCAACACGCAGGCGGACGGCACCGCCGACTTCCTGGTAAATATCCATCCGCCCCGAACCACCGAGTCCAACGCCGGGGAAGTACGGCTGTCGCGATCCTTCGAAGAGGGGCCGCGGCGCCACGTCATTCACCTCAATGTCCGAGGCGGCACCCGGCGAGGAGACTTCGGCGGCGAAGCCGTGGTCGACCTTGGCGAAATCAACATAAGCGAAGGTCCCCCGGAATTTCCGGAACCCGACGTGACATTTGGCGAAGAGACGATCGACAAGGCGCGCCAGCTGGGCGTGGGGTTGGCCTATCACGGCCGTTGGCAGGATGTCGGCGAATTCAGCATCGGGATCCAAAAGGTCAAATACCGCAAGTCCATCGACGCGCCGGAAGAGGAGCCGATCGTAACCCGCGCCCAGCCATGGCTGTGGAACGCGACGCTGGCGATCAACCTGGCCAAGGGCCTGGTCGCTTACGCCGGCTATACCAAGGGCCTCGAAGATAGCGGCATCGCTCCCGAAATCGCGGTCAACCGAAGCGAGGCGCCGCCGGCGCTACTGACCAATCAGCGCGACTTCGGCATCCGTTATGCCTTTGGCCCGATGCGGCTGGTCCTTGGCGCATTCGATGTTCGGAAGCCCTATTTCAACCTGGATCCGGGCCTGGTTTACAAGCAGCTTGGAACTGTCCGGCATCGCGGCATCGAAATCTCGCTGGCCGGTGAACCGATCAAGGGGCTGAACGTCGTCGCCGGAGCCATATTGATGAAGCCGCGAGTGTCAGGCGAAGCTGTCGAGCTTGGGCTGATCGGCGACAAGCCGGTCGGAATCGCGGAACGCACCGCCAGCCTGTACCTCGACTATCGAATGCCTTGGGAGGAGCGGTTGTCGCTCAATCTCGGCATCCAGCATCTCAGCATGCGAGAAGGCAACACCGAAAATACGCTGACCATTCCCGGCCGGACGCAGGTCAATGTCGGCGGCCGTTATCGCTTTGAGCTCGCCAAGCTGCCGGCGACCTTGCGGCTGCAGGTCAACAACCTGCTCAACGACTATGCGTGGAATGTGACCGGCAGCGGAGCATTGCGGCGTACCTTTCCGCGCCGCGCCAACGCCACCTTGTCGATCGACTTCTAG
- a CDS encoding hybrid sensor histidine kinase/response regulator — MPDFATTIDFAQILAVADALPIMIAFIGRDERYSFVNRALADWFERPRKDILGRRMSDMLGEEDYRARKPLFDAALAGERQFFAADFHHPTRGLLAVQADYVPQRDAEGNVIGMIILVQDITEQRAAERALKESEARFRRIANSAPAMMWVTHLDRTRDFVNDAYAEFAGMSREEARVLDWRERIHPDDQARLVAESVAGEASGKPFTLEARYRRHDGEWRWLRSVSQPRFGPDGELSGFIGAASDISEAKAAETELQRQVADRTAELVEAQDQLRQAQKMEALGQLTGGIAHDFNNLLTVVVGGLDLIAKQVTDERLNRYATNALAAAERGARLTAQLLAFSRVQRLEVKPTYVAPLIEEMRPLLRNVLGPGIEKVFDLDPHLTPVLADPTQLEVAVLNLAINARDAMPDGGTLTLSTRKLRIGDDAELEPGTYVELSIADTGSGMDADTLARAFEPFFTTKEVGKGTGLGLSMVYGMARQSGGAVKIDSTPGIGTTVRLFFRRADRDAEVPASGGRTGDELRRGRGQATVLVIDDDEEVRHFITASLEEYGHDVIEAADGVDGIERFGSSRPDLVIIDYVMPGLSGAEVAAHIIATNPDQAILFVSGYSETDEIRKAAPNANVLFKPFRAAALEEAVRAALEPA; from the coding sequence ATGCCCGATTTCGCGACAACCATTGATTTCGCCCAAATTCTCGCCGTCGCCGACGCATTGCCGATCATGATCGCGTTCATCGGCCGAGACGAGCGCTACAGTTTCGTCAATCGGGCGCTGGCCGACTGGTTCGAGCGGCCGCGCAAGGACATTCTCGGCCGCCGGATGTCGGACATGCTGGGCGAGGAGGATTACCGGGCGCGAAAACCTTTGTTCGACGCGGCGCTGGCGGGCGAACGCCAGTTCTTCGCGGCCGACTTCCACCATCCGACACGCGGACTGCTTGCGGTCCAGGCCGATTATGTCCCGCAGCGCGACGCCGAGGGAAATGTCATCGGCATGATCATCCTGGTGCAGGACATCACCGAGCAACGTGCCGCCGAGCGAGCTCTTAAGGAAAGCGAAGCACGTTTTCGGCGGATTGCGAATTCCGCTCCGGCGATGATGTGGGTTACCCACCTCGATCGGACCCGCGATTTCGTCAATGACGCTTATGCTGAGTTTGCCGGCATGTCGCGCGAGGAGGCCAGGGTCCTGGATTGGCGCGAGCGGATCCATCCCGACGATCAGGCTCGTCTGGTAGCGGAAAGCGTTGCCGGGGAAGCCAGCGGCAAGCCATTTACCCTGGAAGCGCGCTACAGGCGGCATGACGGCGAATGGCGTTGGCTCCGCTCGGTTTCACAGCCGCGGTTCGGCCCCGACGGCGAGCTGTCCGGCTTCATCGGCGCGGCCAGCGACATTAGCGAGGCCAAGGCGGCCGAGACAGAGCTGCAGCGGCAGGTCGCGGACCGCACCGCCGAGCTGGTCGAGGCGCAGGACCAGCTCCGCCAGGCGCAAAAGATGGAGGCGCTGGGGCAGCTGACTGGAGGCATCGCTCACGACTTCAACAATCTGCTCACTGTCGTCGTCGGCGGGCTCGACCTGATCGCCAAGCAGGTAACGGACGAGCGGCTCAATCGCTATGCCACCAATGCGCTGGCGGCGGCCGAGCGCGGCGCCCGACTGACCGCCCAGCTGCTCGCGTTCAGTCGCGTGCAGCGGCTGGAGGTCAAGCCGACCTATGTCGCTCCGCTGATCGAGGAAATGCGGCCCTTGCTCCGCAATGTGCTGGGGCCGGGTATCGAGAAAGTGTTCGACCTCGATCCGCATTTGACGCCGGTGCTGGCCGACCCGACCCAGCTGGAAGTCGCCGTGCTTAACCTGGCGATCAACGCCCGCGACGCAATGCCGGACGGAGGGACACTGACCTTAAGCACGCGCAAGCTGCGGATCGGCGACGATGCCGAGCTCGAACCTGGCACCTATGTTGAATTGTCGATCGCCGACACCGGCAGCGGGATGGACGCGGACACCCTTGCTCGGGCGTTCGAGCCATTTTTCACGACCAAGGAAGTTGGCAAGGGCACTGGCCTCGGGCTGTCGATGGTCTATGGCATGGCGCGTCAGTCGGGCGGCGCGGTCAAGATCGATAGCACGCCCGGCATCGGGACGACGGTCCGGCTGTTCTTCCGCCGGGCCGACCGCGACGCCGAGGTCCCGGCCAGCGGCGGCCGGACCGGCGACGAACTCCGGCGCGGCCGGGGTCAGGCGACGGTGCTGGTGATCGATGACGACGAAGAGGTGCGCCACTTCATTACCGCAAGCCTCGAGGAATATGGCCATGACGTGATCGAGGCCGCAGACGGCGTCGACGGGATCGAGCGGTTCGGCTCAAGCCGGCCCGATCTGGTAATCATCGACTATGTCATGCCTGGCCTGTCGGGCGCGGAAGTCGCGGCTCACATCATCGCCACCAACCCCGACCAGGCAATCCTGTTCGTGTCCGGCTACAGCGAGACCGATGAAATCCGCAAAGCGGCACCGAATGCCAATGTCCTGTTCAAGCCATTCCGTGCGGCAGCGCTGGAAGAAGCAGTCCGGGCGGCGCTGGAGCCGGCCTAG
- a CDS encoding flavin reductase family protein: MTDAPVTREYRTGSDPRTLRDALGCFATGVTVVTCLDSAGVPIGLTANSFTSLSLDPPLLLVCVAKMAASAEPLSKARNFAVNVLQTEQQPASITFSTRVEDRFGCTAWSMGEHGVPVLLDSLSVFECARHAIHDGGDHFILVGEVKKATFEPGLDPLLYFRGSYRRLHFD, from the coding sequence ATGACCGACGCCCCCGTCACCAGAGAGTATCGAACCGGTTCGGATCCGCGTACCCTGCGTGACGCGCTCGGCTGTTTCGCGACCGGCGTTACGGTGGTTACCTGCCTGGATTCGGCAGGGGTTCCGATCGGTCTTACCGCCAATAGCTTTACCTCGCTCAGCCTCGACCCGCCGCTCCTCCTGGTCTGTGTCGCCAAGATGGCGGCCAGCGCCGAGCCGCTGAGCAAGGCCCGAAACTTCGCGGTCAATGTACTGCAGACCGAGCAGCAGCCGGCCTCGATCACCTTCTCAACCCGAGTTGAGGACCGGTTCGGCTGCACCGCCTGGAGCATGGGCGAGCATGGGGTCCCGGTACTGCTCGACTCGCTGTCGGTCTTCGAATGCGCGCGCCACGCAATCCATGATGGTGGCGACCATTTCATCCTGGTCGGCGAGGTTAAGAAGGCGACCTTCGAGCCAGGATTGGACCCCTTGCTCTATTTCCGCGGCAGCTATCGTCGGCTGCATTTCGATTAA
- a CDS encoding phenylalanine 4-monooxygenase, with amino-acid sequence MFQPDFAEIEKPQPARWQDYLAAQDWHHFTAEEHGVWDTLFARQLPYLGSRIVTPFLEGIPKLSLDRPGIPELGRLNERLETLTGWRCVSVPGLVPDDAFFAMLAERRFPIGNFIRSADNLDYLEEPDCFHDIFGHVPLLAHEPVARLMEAMGRLGVEAVASGQGETISRLYWHTVEFGLARERGEVKILGAGLASSFGEAHFAIEADVPRPRFTLHDAANAAYRSDAFQPLYFVSDSLDCAAHALEALHLDGLKRLSR; translated from the coding sequence ATGTTCCAGCCCGATTTCGCCGAGATTGAGAAACCCCAGCCTGCGCGCTGGCAGGACTATCTCGCTGCGCAGGACTGGCATCATTTCACCGCCGAAGAGCACGGCGTGTGGGACACGCTGTTCGCGCGGCAACTGCCCTACCTCGGGTCGCGGATCGTCACGCCGTTTCTCGAAGGCATTCCCAAGCTGAGCCTCGACCGGCCGGGCATTCCCGAGTTGGGGCGCCTCAATGAACGGTTGGAGACGCTGACGGGCTGGCGCTGCGTTTCTGTTCCGGGGCTGGTTCCGGACGATGCCTTTTTCGCCATGCTGGCGGAGCGGCGCTTCCCGATCGGCAATTTCATCCGCTCGGCCGACAATCTCGACTATCTCGAGGAACCCGATTGCTTCCATGACATTTTCGGTCATGTGCCGCTGCTGGCGCATGAGCCGGTCGCGCGGCTGATGGAGGCAATGGGGCGCCTTGGCGTGGAGGCAGTCGCAAGCGGACAGGGTGAAACGATTTCGCGGCTCTACTGGCACACCGTCGAGTTTGGTCTTGCCCGCGAGCGCGGCGAGGTGAAGATCCTCGGCGCCGGCCTGGCGTCGAGCTTCGGCGAGGCGCATTTCGCCATCGAGGCTGACGTGCCGCGCCCCCGCTTCACGCTGCACGATGCTGCCAATGCCGCCTACCGCAGCGACGCCTTCCAACCACTCTATTTCGTGTCGGATTCGCTGGACTGCGCGGCCCATGCGCTGGAAGCGCTCCATCTCGACGGGTTGAAGCGACTGTCCCGATAG
- a CDS encoding MFS transporter → MADPAAVEVSRGSKAIAAFSTIVEWYDFTLYLYFATVLSRVFFGGGHDSLLITLAGFAIAYLMRPLGALFFGHIGDRFGRRQTLLLSVALMTAAMLAIALLPTRAAIGPAAGWALILLRCVMGFAVGGEYTGVVAYLLEGARDERRGLVTSFAAAASEVGALLAVGISAVTVSLLSGPDLDSWGWRIPFLFGALLAGSVWIARHAMAESPDFERQRVEGTVPDNPIRHTLTRHRGGILRAFAISSLGSITYYVGITYVPAFLTTAGAMAEADSLWLSTLAAVMVIAVTPLVGLLSDRHGRKPVLAALCLASAILPATMFSLMAGASQAGVLLGAVVLAMVAGGISAVGAVATAEQFGGEGRLSGLALGATFATALFGGLTPYVAQRLLETTGWPSVPGVMIAVVALAVLPLFLTMDETAPRRDRNRPSSVQGDDAIRRP, encoded by the coding sequence GTGGCTGATCCTGCCGCGGTGGAGGTATCGCGCGGGTCGAAGGCGATCGCTGCCTTCTCTACCATCGTCGAATGGTATGATTTTACCCTCTATCTCTACTTCGCGACGGTCCTTTCCCGCGTGTTCTTCGGCGGCGGCCATGATTCGCTGCTCATTACCCTGGCCGGTTTCGCCATCGCCTATCTGATGCGTCCCCTCGGGGCCCTGTTCTTCGGCCATATCGGCGACCGGTTCGGCCGGCGTCAAACCTTGCTGTTGTCGGTCGCATTGATGACCGCAGCGATGCTGGCGATCGCCTTGCTGCCCACGCGCGCGGCAATCGGCCCCGCGGCCGGATGGGCGCTGATACTGCTGCGCTGCGTGATGGGCTTCGCGGTCGGCGGCGAATATACGGGAGTCGTTGCCTATCTGCTGGAAGGAGCAAGGGACGAGCGGCGCGGACTCGTCACTTCCTTCGCCGCGGCGGCCAGTGAAGTCGGCGCCCTGCTCGCGGTCGGCATTTCGGCTGTCACCGTCAGCCTGTTGAGCGGGCCCGACCTCGACAGCTGGGGCTGGCGGATACCCTTCCTGTTCGGCGCATTGCTGGCAGGAAGCGTTTGGATCGCCCGCCATGCAATGGCCGAATCTCCCGACTTCGAGCGGCAGCGAGTGGAAGGGACGGTGCCGGACAATCCGATCCGTCACACCCTGACCCGGCACCGAGGCGGCATCTTGCGGGCTTTTGCTATCTCCTCGCTGGGTTCGATCACCTATTATGTCGGCATTACCTATGTACCGGCGTTCCTGACCACGGCAGGCGCGATGGCCGAAGCGGATTCGTTGTGGCTGTCGACCCTGGCGGCGGTGATGGTGATCGCCGTGACGCCGCTCGTGGGCCTGCTGTCGGACCGCCATGGCCGCAAGCCGGTGCTCGCCGCCCTGTGCCTTGCCAGCGCCATCCTGCCGGCGACGATGTTCTCGCTGATGGCGGGCGCCAGCCAGGCCGGAGTGCTGCTCGGCGCCGTCGTCCTGGCTATGGTTGCGGGCGGAATCAGCGCGGTCGGCGCGGTCGCCACCGCCGAGCAGTTCGGGGGCGAGGGACGGCTCAGCGGGCTGGCGCTTGGCGCGACTTTCGCGACTGCACTCTTCGGTGGGCTGACGCCCTATGTCGCGCAGCGACTGCTGGAAACCACCGGCTGGCCGAGTGTGCCGGGCGTCATGATCGCGGTGGTCGCCCTAGCGGTGCTGCCGCTGTTCCTGACGATGGACGAAACCGCGCCGCGACGGGATCGTAACCGGCCATCTTCCGTTCAGGGTGATGATGCGATAAGGCGTCCCTGA
- a CDS encoding 4a-hydroxytetrahydrobiopterin dehydratase — protein sequence MDIPQGWTLSDDGKALERSFRFKDFSEAFGLIARVAMYAEKVDHHPEFTNVWNRVDFRLTTHDTGGVTDRDIDLAKAINGLAGG from the coding sequence ATGGATATTCCCCAAGGCTGGACACTGAGCGATGACGGCAAGGCCCTGGAGCGGAGCTTTCGCTTCAAGGATTTTTCGGAGGCATTCGGCCTGATTGCCCGCGTCGCGATGTACGCCGAGAAGGTCGATCATCACCCGGAATTCACCAACGTCTGGAACCGGGTCGACTTTCGCCTGACGACTCATGACACGGGCGGCGTGACCGACCGCGACATCGATCTGGCGAAGGCCATCAACGGGCTGGCCGGTGGCTGA
- the hppD gene encoding 4-hydroxyphenylpyruvate dioxygenase, whose protein sequence is MATATSVELGPLGLENPMGTDGFEFVEYAAPDPELLRSLFAKMGFPAVARHKRKNVTLHRQGDINFIINAEANSFAEQFAVDHGPCACAMAFRVKDARAAHARALSLGATDVKSDVAEGELDIPCIEGIGGSRLYFVDRYGRTGTIYDVDFDYLPDAAQQEASHASHLTYLDHLTHNVNRGRMNHWAEFYERLFNFREIRYFDIEGKVTGLFSKAMTSPCGKIRIPLNESQDDKSQIEEFLREYKGEGIQHIALGSDDIYQTVDILRSRGIPFQDTPDTYYELVDERVKDHGEPTAELEKRRILVDGAPTEGQGLLLQIFTQNVIGPIFFEIIQRKGNEGFGEGNFKALFESIELDQIRRGVV, encoded by the coding sequence ATGGCCACCGCCACTTCCGTCGAGCTCGGCCCGCTGGGACTGGAGAACCCGATGGGCACTGACGGCTTCGAGTTCGTCGAATATGCCGCACCGGATCCCGAGCTTCTGCGCTCGCTGTTCGCCAAGATGGGCTTTCCGGCCGTCGCCCGGCACAAGCGCAAGAATGTGACGCTGCACCGGCAGGGCGACATTAATTTCATCATCAACGCGGAAGCCAATAGTTTTGCCGAGCAGTTCGCGGTCGATCATGGCCCCTGCGCCTGCGCGATGGCGTTCCGGGTCAAGGACGCCAGGGCCGCCCATGCCCGCGCGCTCAGCCTCGGCGCGACCGACGTCAAAAGCGACGTCGCCGAGGGCGAGCTGGACATACCGTGCATCGAGGGGATCGGCGGGTCGCGGCTCTACTTCGTCGACCGTTACGGCCGCACCGGCACCATCTACGACGTCGACTTCGACTATTTACCCGACGCGGCCCAGCAGGAAGCGAGCCATGCTTCCCACCTCACCTATCTCGATCACCTGACCCACAATGTGAATCGCGGCCGGATGAACCATTGGGCCGAATTTTACGAGCGGCTCTTCAACTTCCGCGAGATCCGCTATTTCGACATTGAAGGAAAGGTCACCGGCCTGTTCTCCAAGGCGATGACCAGCCCCTGCGGAAAGATCCGCATTCCCCTGAACGAGAGCCAGGACGACAAGAGTCAGATCGAGGAGTTTTTGCGCGAATATAAGGGCGAAGGCATCCAGCATATCGCGCTTGGGTCGGACGACATCTACCAGACGGTCGACATCCTTCGATCGCGCGGAATTCCGTTCCAGGACACGCCAGACACTTATTATGAGCTGGTCGACGAGCGGGTGAAGGACCATGGCGAACCCACTGCCGAGCTGGAAAAGCGCCGCATCCTGGTCGACGGAGCCCCGACCGAGGGCCAGGGCCTGCTGCTTCAGATCTTCACTCAGAATGTGATCGGACCGATCTTCTTCGAGATCATCCAGCGCAAGGGCAACGAGGGTTTCGGCGAGGGCAATTTCAAGGCGCTGTTCGAGAGCATCGAGCTCGACCAGATCCGCCGCGGGGTGGTTTGA
- the paaI gene encoding hydroxyphenylacetyl-CoA thioesterase PaaI, whose protein sequence is MSETGADALAERVAFAMLAAEGTGKAWGIQIEEAREGYSRIRMKLTADMLNGHGKAHGGMVYALADTAFAYACNSRNVRTVGAQATMVFLDGAELGEVLVAEAQEAALVVRSGVYNVSVRTDAGRPVAEFQGFSRSIGGPYIETGDSE, encoded by the coding sequence ATGAGCGAGACTGGCGCCGACGCGCTGGCCGAGCGCGTGGCCTTCGCCATGCTGGCGGCTGAAGGCACCGGCAAGGCCTGGGGCATCCAGATCGAGGAAGCGCGCGAAGGCTATTCGCGCATTCGCATGAAGCTTACCGCCGACATGCTGAACGGCCACGGCAAGGCGCATGGCGGGATGGTCTATGCGCTGGCCGACACGGCCTTCGCCTATGCCTGCAACAGCCGCAACGTCAGGACCGTGGGCGCGCAGGCGACGATGGTGTTCCTTGACGGAGCGGAGCTGGGCGAGGTGCTGGTGGCGGAAGCGCAGGAGGCGGCTCTTGTCGTCCGGTCCGGCGTCTACAATGTCAGCGTGCGGACCGACGCCGGCAGGCCGGTGGCCGAGTTTCAGGGATTTTCGAGAAGCATCGGCGGTCCCTATATCGAGACCGGAGACAGTGAGTGA